In Aegilops tauschii subsp. strangulata cultivar AL8/78 chromosome 3, Aet v6.0, whole genome shotgun sequence, one genomic interval encodes:
- the LOC109754132 gene encoding serine/threonine-protein phosphatase 7 long form homolog has protein sequence MDKFVRIYSGGELVKGPNGVEFGDLSEQGIWFKAAPTYSELIDAVYKKLGLEPATHNVRAQGRTNVGGGAHRHFIMVPIDDDMSWSNYVKAVFNGTDWNCLEVYVQTEELPSAEPVSPEPALLDSEPLDAQHQNTPPRDPELGASLFAPSMVTANAPTVHPQHSWLRRIRSARARAGIRGQVAGEEVQSGQYQCGASGTVDTTSCLLIGLYDEVHRARALAAGQHLTELNPRNREPLRFDKRYERYLRPAGLMGLANICRAGLPSIDRALVSALVDRWRPETHTFHMPCGEITITLQDVAMILGLPISGHAVIVNKTESYIELYQRYLGKAPPSDKSRPGLRVAWVRAEFNKCPEDADEETVKQHARAYILSLVGGLLFPDASGDRYTVYPFPLIADLENIGSYSWGSATLAYLYRAMCDACRRQSDQSNLTGCLLLLQFWSWERFPIGRPDMLKPKFPNVDELEDDRDRPTVGLRWVVGACTYRSAPARCYEHFTNEFDLLTDDQVVWSPYRDDRVKTLHLAPICTQDSHLWLTQAPLVFFFMVEVYTPERVMRQFGLHQECPPPFRDTSVELHWCCRGKVRSDWADKHKSFVDMWEVKEQHVIMEERPYDHANYMDYLRWYRRSTRIRLCTPRISNGHQDGASVRTATADDEDSLRASKLRYTPRAHLIHSVTDKLTILAKEAASQKGCSRGECSAFIERVTRTCVELVGELGGSSLCDIAAAVPDSTTIAAEQGSEGQRDTEDELNNSMVPDQENESGPVREKRTRFQVDRTQVDSTVHSRSPSKRRRGGPAPR, from the exons ATGGACAAATTTGTGCGAATTTACAGCGGTGGGGAGCTGGTGAAGGGTCCAAATGGGGTGGAATTCGGGGACCTCTCGGAGCAGGGTATATGGTTCAAGGCAGCACCCACATACAGTGAGCTGATCGACGCCGTGTACAAGAAGCTCGGGCTGGAACCAGCGACACACAATGTCCGCGCACAGGGAAGGACGAATGTTGGCGGCGGCGCTCATCGGCACTTCATCATGGTGCCTATCGATGACGATATGTCCTGGAGTAACTATGTCAAAGCAGTTTTCAATGGCACCGACTGGAATTGCCTGGAGGTTTATGTTCAGACAGAGGAGCTTCCATCTGCAGAGCCGGTTTCCCCAGAGCCTGCATTGCTGGACAGTGAACCACTGGATGCGCAGCATCAGAATACCCCACCGCGAGATCCAGAACTGGGCGCTTCTCTTTTTGCTCCTTCGATGGTGACCGCCAATGCACCAACCGTTCATCCTCAACATTCTTGGCTACGAAGAATAAGGAGCGCCAGAGCCCGTGCTGGCATTCGTGGGCAGGTTGCAGGTGAAGAGGTTCAGTCTGGTCAATACCAGTGTGGAGCTTCAGGGACAGTTGATACAACTAGCTGTCTTTTAATTGGGCTGTATGACGAGGTTCATCGTGCTCGTGCTTTAGCAGCAGGCCAG CATCTAACTGAGCTCAATCCTCGTAACCGTGAGCCTCTCCGGTTTGACAAGCGGTATGAACGTTACCTTAGGCCAGCTGGGTTGATGGGGTTGGCGAACATTTGCAGGGCTGGATTGCCCTCCATTGATCGTGCACTCGTCTCTGCACTAGTTGATCGATGGAGACCTGAGACACACACTTTTCACATGCCTTGTGGTGAGATTACAATCACACTACAGGATGTTGCGATGATTCTTGGGCTACCTATCTCTGGCCATGCTGTCATTGTAAACAAAACAGAGTCCTACATTGAATTGTACCAGCGTTACCTTGGGAAGGCACCTCCTTCAGATAAGTCCCGTCCTGGGTTGAGGGTTGCATGGGTCAGAGCTGAGTTTAATAAGTGCCCTGAAGATGCCGACGAGGAGACCGTAAAGCAGCATGCTAGGGCATACATCCTTAGCCTGGTTGGTGGTCTATTGTTTCCTGATGCCTCTGGTGATAGGTACACCGTCTATCCCTTTCCGCTGATAGCTGATCTTGAGAACATTGGTTCATACAGTTGGGGTTCTGCTACTCTGGCATATCTCTACAGGGCAATGTGTGATGCTTGCAGGAGGCAATCAGATCAAAGTAATCTAACTGGTTGCCTTCTGCTCCTTCAGTTCTGGTCATGGGAGCGCTTCCCAATCGGCAGGCCAGATATGCTAAAGCCGAAATTCCCAAACGTGGATGAGCTAGAGGATGACAGGGATAGACCCACAGTTGGTCTCAGATGGGTTGTGGGGGCGTGCACGTATCGGTCAGCTCCAGCACGTTGCTATGAGCACTTTACAAATGAGTTCGACTTATTAACAGATGACCAGGTTGTTTGGAGCCCATATAGGGACGACCGTGTGAAGACACTACATCTTGCACCTATATGTACCCAGGACTCTCATTTGTGGCTAACTCAAGCACCTCTAGTTTTTTTCTTTATGGTGGAGGTTTACACACCGGAGAGAGTGATGCGTCAATTTGGTCTCCATCAGGAATGCCCGCCACCATTTCGGGACACCAGCGTGGAACTCCATTG GTGTTGCCGTGGAAAGGTCCGTAGTGATTGGGCAGACAAGCATAAGTCTTTTGTGGATATGTGGGAAGTAAAGGAGCAGCATGTTATCATGGAAGAACGACCATACGATCATGCCAACTACATGGATTATTTGCGGTGGTACAGACGATCGACACGTATCCGCCTCTGCACACCGAGAATAAGTAATGGCCACCAGGATGGGGCATCCGTGCGAACTGCAACagctgatgatgaagattctTTGCGTGCTTCAAAGCTTCGGTACACCCCCAGAGCTCATCTGATCCACTCAGTG ACTGACAAACTCACTATTCTGGCGAAGGAGGCAGCTTCACAAAAGGGCTGCTCCAGAGGCGAATGTAGCGCTTTCATTGAGCGAGTCACtagaacgtgtgtagaacttgttGGGGAACTTGGCGGGTCATCACTTTGCGACATTGCTGCTGCGGTTCCGGATTCAACAACTATTGCAGCTGAACAGGGGTCCGAGGGCCAGAGGGACACAGAGGATGAGTTAAATAACTCCATGGTGCCTGATCAGGAGAATGAGTCGGGCCCTGTTCGTGAGAAGCGGACTCGATTCCAGGTTGATCGTACACAAGTGG